A genomic segment from Nicotiana tabacum cultivar K326 chromosome 9, ASM71507v2, whole genome shotgun sequence encodes:
- the LOC107775607 gene encoding uncharacterized protein LOC107775607 yields MRSDPSTRKSDALCKFHQEHGHKIEDCITLRQNVVNILHQGHLKELLSDRGRNNFARGRERQGPPKLPSPVRTINMIIDGNDDASINGIKLSSTHNLKRSITYEQYDGLEESIIFDESDVDGLTFPHNDALIITL; encoded by the coding sequence ATGAGGTCCGACCCAAGCACCAGAAAGTCAGATGCCCTTTGCAAATTCCACCAGGAACACGGACACAAGATAGAAGATTGCATCACCCTAAGGCAAAACGTTGTGAACATACTGCATCAAGGACACCTCAAAGAGTTGTTGAGTGACAGGGGGAGGAACAACTTCGCCAGAGGTCGTGAGCGCCAAGGTCCGCCGAAGCTGCCATCACCAGTTCGTACCATCAATATGATTATCGATGGCAACGATGATGCCTCCATCAACGGCATTAAGTTAAGCTCTACTCACAATCTCAAAAGATCCATCACCTACGAACAATATGAtggactcgaagaaagtatcattttCGACGAGTCAGATGTCGACGGTTTGACTTTCCCTCACAATGATGCTCTCATCATTACTTTATGA